From the genome of Solanum lycopersicum chromosome 12, SLM_r2.1:
cttctttggtagtggaggttaaggaaaagaaagacaATGATCTAATCTTGATAGAACTTAATGGTGAAGTCCACAATCAGATTGGAgattttctcccaagggggagatggtgtactttgcTATCAGGGTAGATTGTttgttcctgatgtgggtgagttgagaaAGCATATCCTTGAAGAAGCCCACAAAtccaaattttttattcatccAGGTGACACTAAGATATATCGCAACCTGcaggaagtctattggtggaatggcatgaagagggatataacatattttgtgaataagtgccccaattgccagcaagtcaaggtagaacatcacaaaccaggaggtatgactcaagagatcgatattcctacttagAAGTGAGATGTgataaatatggatttcattacagggttacctcgtactcgcagacaacatgactccatttgggtgatagttgataggatgattAAGTCTAACTCCTTTTTAGCGGCCAAGACTATGGATTCGGCAGAGGACTATTtaaagctttacattaatgaaattgtgaggttttATGGGGTTCATTTGTCTaccatctcagatagaggtcgtgagtttacctctcatttttaGATTTCATTTCagaaggtcttggtactcaagttaaccttagtacatgATTTCACCCACAAATGGATGGACAGGCACACCATACCATTCATACCTTAGAGGATATATTGATATCTTGTGTAATCGATATTAAGGGTacttgggatgatcacctttgTCTGATTgaattctcctacaacaatatcTACCATTCCAGAATTCAGATGGCCACTTATGAGTATTTGTATGGGCATAGATGTAAATATCATGTTGGCTGGTCTGAAGTAGGTGAAACAATTTTAATAGGGctagattcagtcctttatggtATGGAGAAAGTACAACtaattagagatagacttaagacaacccaaagtCATCAGGAATCTTAttcagatgtaaggagaagggaactagagttccaagttgatgattgggtttttcttaAAGtctcaccaatgaaaggggtgatgatatTTGGAAAGAAATGGAAGCTAAATCCTATATCGGTAggaccttacaagatcttgaaaaagGTTAGCAAgatggcatatgagttagactTGCAAGAAAAATTAGCAACAGTGCATTCGGTGTtgcacatctcactcttgatgAAATGTGCAGGGGATCCAGCCTCTGTAgttccattagagagtgtggcggtgagGGATAGTATTTCTTAAGAGGATGTAAAATTTGAGATTCATGACCGTCAGATTAcaaggttgagaaataaagaagttgcttaagtcaaggttttgtgaAGGAGTTATttcgtagagggagctactttgGAAGTAGAAGCATCCATAATAAcaaagtatcctcacctctttccttcaaATTCCACTCCATATTAAGACTTAAAATCATGTttcctcagtttgtacttgcattttcagcgtatTTGCATGTGCTCTGACCTCAATTCCATCAGAAAGTCAATTCTCAGTGTTTtgtagtagggtttacaattcTCTCCCTCTATACCAACTTGTTTAATCTTCATTTGAGCAAAAATAtacccaagggggagataatgtaaccgCCCGTAtccaaaacaaaccaaaaactAGTTTTTGGTAAAATTTGCAGGTGCAATTGAGGGTAGCCATCGACCGACAATATCTTGACCCATGCTCCGTCTTGCACATTAGTCGATGTAGTTAGAAACCCCCAAAATCTCAGCCCaggaaaatttgactaagtattGAAAGACAGATGGACCTACTGTACGTAGGTCAGACTACGTTCTGTAGTCTAGGTCCGTTGATCAACACCCCATTTACCCACTCTCTGATATGAACAACGATTGACCATTACAGGACTTCTTTTAATCTACGATCTGTAGGTCTAGCCGTAGGTGGAAATTAATCGACAATTAGAGGGGAAATGTTGTTGGGTTAActtcaattgatcataactATTAGAACAAAAGgtattaggtgtcccatgacataccaacagatagataatttaattatctttccattgcCACCTATCTatctaaaatcagacctccgagtaaaaagttatgctcaTTTTAATAAAGGCTTGTCGAACAAAGCCAACCTACGGACCCAAACGACGGACTGTCAATTGAATGACAAAACTGTCAATCTAGGTCGTCGTTTTGTCCGACATCAATTAACTCAggtgtcttttggtcttttcccactttgtttaaaccttaagatacaccgttttaccctaaatcatcatattttagttagttaAAGCCTAGAAACATATCTAAAACTTACCTACGTCAAAATCATTAAATCCAAAtgtagaaaattagaagcaagaaaggataaaaaggtcaaaaaccctagttcaagaacacaacaaggTTCCAGCAGTTATTGCCCCAAAATCTGAATATTTCTCCATAAATTTTCATCATCAAGaatgtggaatttcactagagagttcctttcacccattgagtCCATAGTTTTCAGTCGGAtccttgattcccatatcatgattacACCTAGGGTTTTTACAACTTTaacagaacttcatgaattaattagtgttaggttctatattaaatttccatattattattcaatttatcgcatgaattttagaacGCTAGGtgtgtatttctttagttcttgaataacacatgctaggtcaaatatttcatttacttaagatatacatgcctcagttataaatgcataattaccagattaaatATTGCTTTCTCCGTTTGCAtattcagttttgagctatctagtatttatagaaactcaATCATAATCATTTAATTGCATAATTCATTGAGAGTatcataataccgagttggactagggttcaacatACCCAATTTGTCCAAGAAgaactagccaagtaggttgtatgTCTCCTCTATGAGCAAttaatttagtgatcacgctagcatgcctttatacctctggcagggtatattgggtcctctcaatggAAAGTATTCATCGGAATCCTGATTGTGCTCATGTGGTTTAtttatcgattattagtagctctcaCAGTTCAGTCAAACTCCTTAATGCATAGACCATATTTACAGTTCAGTTATTATTCGGTctaagcatgttataaatttggtgattaaatccagttagctcagagttcagtatatcatgttcagtatattatacttgctttgtgcttgttcagttatgtttcaattcagctttattctatctacatgctcagtacctttcaagtactgacacatacatGCGCTATATCTTCCTGTGATGTAGtttcaggttctcaacatccaCATCATGCTTAGATCGattcccgatctccagttcaacaGATTCTGTGGTGAGTCATCATTCTACAAGAACACCAATCATGAGTTTATTTagtcttttagtcatttagtttaaattttcgCTAGACTTAgatggggcttgtcccagtaatTCTAGTCaattagaggcttatttcagacatagttagtttcagcatAATAGTGAGTTAATGACTTCTTTGTATTATActaattgttttcaaatatctcagttatagaatatgggtattccccttCTTTTCAGATTAAACTATGATTTAACTTCCgcattcagtttattatctttactaTGCTTATGATCATgtcagcagggttagcttgggatcacttgtggtccatGGTTTTGTGTCCACGTCTCGCGAGTTGCTCGGGGTGTGACATGTACGTTGTATATtggtttaatattttatttacgtAAGACTAAAAGTTGTTTATAAAGCTATTTACGGCTTGTTTGATaagttattataaaaatttggCTGATGACTGAGCTAGTTGTAGGATATTCTGCAATTAAGTTGTTAAAGAGCTAGTAGCAAGATACTCTGTAATTAAGTGATTTTCAAAGCTATGgtaaaataagttttataaagCTACTTGCACGATACATTATGATTAATGTACTTTAGAAAGTGGATTACAATGTTATTAAGTTGTTTGCACATTACTTTGTCATTAAATTGATTTGGAAAATTTCTTATAGTGTTAATTGTAAGCTACTCTATAATTAAGTTGCTTATAATGCTAATTTCATGTTACTCTGTAATTAAGCTAAGTTAGGAAACTACTTGTAGGCTACTCTAATAGAATTGCATGAGAAAGATGTGAATAATGCTAATTGCAAGTTACTATGTAATTAAGATACATACATGCTACTATATAATATGAGATGCTTTAGAAAGTTGCTTATAGTGCTAATTTAAGGTTACTCtgtgattaaattaatttaagaaagtGGGTTGCTCTAAAATGATTCATCTAATGCTAATTGCATGTTAATCTATAATAAACTACTTTTGGAGGTTAATCTGTAAGTTACTTTAGAAAGTTTCCCATAAAGTCACTCGCAAATTACTCTATAATTAAGCTATTTGTTGGCTACTCTACAATTAAGTTATTTCAAGAATCTACTTGCAGACTACTCTGTGATTAAGATGCTTTAGTCAGTTGCTTATAATGCTCATGATAGGACTATGTAATTAAGCTAATTGTAGGCTACTGTGTAATTAAGATGAGTTAGGAAGCTACTCATAGACTACTATATAATTAAGATgctttaaaaagttatttataatGTTCATCGTAGGTTACTCAGTAATTAAGCTACTTTAGGAAACTAATGTACatgaaaatctataattaagatGTTGCATGAAGTTACTCTCAAATTACTCAATGATTCAACTGCTTAAGAAAAATGTTTATATTACTCATCGTAGGTTACTGTATAATTAAGCTACTCATAGActactttataattaagttgCTTTAGAAAGTTATATCTAATGCTTATCGTAGGTTACtctagaatttatttattttaggaaaCTACTAACTAAATACTCTAAAAGCTGCTTATAATGGTAATCCTAAGTTAcattataattaagttattttaggATTCTCTGCAGGCTACTGTGTCATTAAGTTGTTTTAGTAAGTTGCTTGTAATgtcaattataattcattcTGCATTCAACCTACTTTCGAAAGCTACTTGCAGGATACTTTGTAATTAATTTCTTATAAAGTTATTGTAGGTGACTCTGTAGTTAAAGCTACTTTAGGAAGCAActagtatatataataataatattgttggGAAGTTATTTGCGGAGCTACTTGTAAGATTCTTCAAAAAGTTGTAGGAAATTTGGTCCCTTGTTTTTTTGTTAGAGGAGTTCAATATTTTGTTGAGAATCTATTTGAACAGCCCAAATTAGAAAAAAGGGTAATAAGGCATATTTCAAGGAAATTGTAGGGGCAGCAACATAAATCAACCACGGCCCATGGTTGGGGCCACAGACCGTAGAATGGTCCGCAGATTGGTCACTCTCAAACTTCTTCATAGGCTTGGACCATGGCCTGACAAACAGACCATTTGTGAGTCCATGGTTTGTGCTTGGGGCCCGTGGTTTACTTTCCCAAAAAGAGGGTTATAAACACGAACGACGCTCGTGCAGGACGCCCATCATTCTGACCACGGTCTGTTTTCATGGAAGTGAATATAGTGGGTTTATAGCTAGTCTAGAGGCAGTTGGGTGTTTTCctaattgtattatattattactacaTCGTTTCACCCTTCACTACGCTATATAAGTATTTTGAATCCCTAAATTTCCCAATAGAAATCATTTTGTCATACTCACCAAAAGAAATCAAGTTCTTCCTCTCTAATATAATTTTGTCTCtagaacttgaagaagaagaaagggttCAAGCTAGGATCAAGATCATGTTTCAATTCCTCAATTAAAGATTAGCAATTGGCTTCAAGGTATTAAAGTTTTCATCCATTTATTCCttacattcatcgagttcccaAATTGCTCTAAAGTTAAAATTCCATAGTTGAGTTAGGTTTTTCTTCAATTGTCATAGGTACtcttaattattgatttaaatgattgaaatatgaTATCTTATACTATGATTTTGTGATGATTCCCCTGTGAACCCAtgttccccccccccccatgtATTAAAGTTATGATCATGTGATGTAAGATAGTGATTATGAAAGGAAGAGTTTTATTAAATAAGCATGTCTATGATTAAATCCATATTTAATCCATGTTTTTTGAATGTTAATGATTGGAAGTAGGTCCTAAACCTTGAAAGGTAAATTATGGAATTTTGCATGTTATTATGAAAGCTGTGCAAATGTTTTAAGAATGCTTTGAGAGTGAAGTACCAATTATGATGTTGTTCTTGATTTGTTTAAAGGTTTtatcaagaaaaacataaatgcatgatgtgaaactttttctcacataaTAAAGGGTTCTAAGGTTGAAAGGTCTTCTCACCTAATTGAATCAAAGATTAAGAGTTATCCAAATGAAACATAGTTTGAATTGGTTATTGAATGATACTTTTCGATGGACTATTCTTAGATTGGATTGGAAAGATTGCATGTCTTGTCACACcccaagcctacaccctgggcaAGGATGGCACTCAGGAACCATATTTGGCCCCAAGCAAACCCTTGGACTGTCTTACTTACTCAACAGAAGATTTAAAGCATTAAGAAAAGAGCTCAAATGATACATAACTAACTGTCTCAAACTCGACtcataatgttttaaaataaacatttaacttaGTCAAATTGGCAATTCAAATCTGAACTTAAGTCAATAACAAATTAAAGACAAATGAACTATCTGATTGtttatctatgaagcctctaatagCTTAGATGGATGTAGTGGAAATACCCATGACATCCTGAAGAACTAAAATACTGAAAGCAATAAAAGGGATCCTCCAggaagcaaggaggctcaccaccaAACTCTGAGTGCTCAACGAAACGTTGGATGTTGATCTTTGTTATCtacgtctgcatcataagacgacGCATGACAACTGACATTAGTACATTGTATGTAAGAGTACGCGGGTAAGATTTCTAATAAATACATAAGCTTGAAAGGGACTGAAGAACTTACCTAGATCAACTGAATTCAACATAGCTAAATTGATTGCAATATTAAGCAGTGTAAATATATGCAGTATAAAGAAAGGCtttaaaatatagttttaaaCTCGGTGTATttagaaatacaataataattttgtatgtatgcaaagatacaatatGAACTTTGTTtgcatatgaaaataaaaacacctctaatgtatgtaaaaatataaaatactaatGTGTGAGTTTCTCTAACAGACAACCATAACTTAAGAGCTACaatgatgatacaacattttgCCTCACGCTGCCAGGGTCTTCCTATACATTGCCATGAgtacaaaaattgaaatactaaatggatccactagtctttACTAAAATtcactaaggaatcatctaaaaattatgcCACTTTTATAGCCATAATGTCTACAAGGTTTATGGGGGATGTGAGTTGTTTGAACTCTACTCCATATCAGTGCTcgatactactcccaaaatatgatactagctcatatgttaaaaaaaacataatacttTCTGTGATTTGACATAATTACtcaaaaacatagctcaaagattatcttggaaatcaaagtttcctctCTTTCTTAATTGTGAAAGCATTTACTCTTTATCGAAAAATAAGCTCAAAGGCTCTTTACTGAAAAACTATCTCAAAGGCTCTTTActaaaactagctcaaaggttcttttggaaatcaaagtttccttacttgtttaaatgtgaaaatatattcaaatctttcGAAATGCATAGTCCCCGTATACTTTTGATGAAATGaatttcaactttactctttactaaactcaaaactcaagttttaaaacaaagttaaatcatttgtaaaagacttttggAAGACTCTAAGAAATTCTCTTGACTTGGCTCTAGTTTCTCtcgacttgactcttaactaaTCTTTTGATTGAATCatggattcaaggattatgatttgttataggaaatatattatgatttttaggAGTGATTTTATATAGTTAATCATGAGAAACAATCAAAAAATCAATGATGGATACCTACTCCGCGACGTgaatatgaattaaatattaggttGCGAGATAACTTTTGAGGCAGACCTATCTGTGACCACTTCGctatccaatttttttttctttgatcctCATAATAGGTCTGCATGCGGACCTGGTATCCAGATTAGCTTGACttgctccttcttcattttctgaCCCCAATTTGCTTCAACTCGGTTCTTTTTCTAAAATTCCCTTTAGATTCATATGAATGCAATTCAATAAAACCAAATTTTAACCTCAAGAAATTCCTCAATCTCAACCTAAAAAATGAACGAAAGCAAATTTCAAGAACAACGTTCAAGATTCATCAATTTTCATCTTCTTGAACGAACATCGCTGAAATAATCGTGATTGGCGTATGGGTGAATGTGCCCAACGATATAAAAgtctcacataccttgtaggATCAAATCCATTAAGAAGTCCACAATCAATTCCTTACGACATGAAAAATCTTACTTTTCTCTTCTCATTTCTCTTATGTCCTTCTCTTTAGAACCCTAGCATGAATTTCCAATTGTGCAAACTGAAACAACTAAGTTTTGACCCTTAATTAATTcactaaaaacaaaataaagtaatagggtatggaaaagaaaaaaacacacATTAAAAATCTTGATTGGACATTTCCTTATTTAAACAGCCCAACTTCCAacggtcatatctcactcatacaaaCTCGTAATCGCGAAAACTCGGTGGCGTTCGAAATATAATCCCAAGATCTCACCTACCATATCTAGAAACACACCTAAATCTTCCTTAGATAGAATTTATAATCATTTTAAGTTTACAAAAACTCAATTTTAACACACTTaacaaatttccagatttttaaattcaaaaaaaatgacTAGTTCCAATTTCTAACTTCTTTCTAATTCATTCTAATTAcagggtgttacaatatctcccccttggaaacattcgtcctcaaatgatcTTAGTCTTAGTAGGAAAAGGATTTAACatctaacatatatctcaatcacTCAACAAGCAATGCAAATAAAACATGCAATCTCATAAGTTAAAGACTACAAAgaagagaattagtaccttgGTATGGAGTTTCTTCGAATTCGAAAatatgtggatatctcttcttcatatcctcctcagcttcccaagtagcttcttCAATTAAATGGTTCTTTCAAAAAACTTTGACTGATGCTACTTCCTTAGTCCTCAACTTATGAACTTGGCGATCTAGAATCTGAACTTGAATCTCTTCATAAGATAGGCTATCCTTGATCCCATATCCTTGGTAGGTATGTTAAATTAAGGATCGCCCATGCAGTTCTTCAACATAAATATGTTCAACACCGAATGAACCACGACTAACTCTTGTGATATATTcaattcataagctacattACCCACCctttttgatattctataaGGGTCAATATATCGAGGACAAAGCTTTCCTTTCTTACCAAATATCATAACACCTTTAATGGGTAAAAATCTCAAGTATACCCAATCTTTTACTTCAAACTCTAACTCTATTTTCCTAACATGTGTAGGATTTCTTAAAACTCTGCGCTATTTTCAACCTCTCTTGAACGACTTTAAAATGATGGGCACTAAATTTTGCATCTCTAGCTAATTTGATCGAACCAGATACTCCATGACCTCTTACCACCCTATGAatatataacctcgcataatcctCTGCTGAATGGGTAGTCTTTACTGGTAAAAAGTGGGTTAACTTAGAGATTCTATCAAAAATCACCCATATAGAATTATGTTGCCTGCAAGACCTTGGAAAACTTTTGGAGAAAtctatattaatcatctcccactttcaTTCTAGAATCTCTTTATTCTGAGCCCTACCATCGGGCCTTTGGTTTTCTAGTTCCACTTGCTGGCAATTCAAACGTTAGCAACAAATTTTGCAATGCCCTTCTTCATACTACTCCACTAATAGACTTCTCTCATGTCACGGTACATCTTTATGGAACCCGGATAGAGAAAATATCTAGAGATATGAGTTTGCACCATAATTCTATCTTTCAGTTCATCCACCCTTGGTACAAACAAACTTCCTTAATACATTAATACACCTTTTGTTCAATATAACAACTGAAATCTAGCGCCCAAACAagaccggcatcgttgacctctcagaggttgcatacaagcctacatacatcattcTTCCTttatctatgttaattttagctgaaaatttaaattttttgttttcttatttcatgctaaacattttaaacttaacatcataggcgttcacaatTCAAGCATCTAATATAGAGAtgatcaaatgaaagaaaaagttcATAATTGGATCAAACGTATTCTTGCCACAACGGCACCAGTACAAAGTCTGATATGAAAGTGgaatgaaacactagtggaacatgctccactagataaagcctacatctaagttAGATAATAACGGTAGACATCCTAGAATGCATGACGGCCTACCAATTCGGAATAAATTCTCCACATTCGGATAGTtgcaacgtcaacctgtaagGTCTAGCGTCGACGTGTGCCTGCAACTAAAAATATAAGGTTGTATGGGATtattacacacttgtactaagtattggtatatgcaagcacacatcaaggacatgcatgagtaataatagctctttcctaacaacatgatttatggaatgtcaagtcagtagacttgccaaCTTAAGATTAgtaaagtcagtggacttgccaaatttggattagaaaatttatgccatgagaataacatgcatcatcatacgtatcatattgcacacaacacataatatcttacacatagcacataacatattgcatatagcacattatatctttcatatcattcattcatacgccATAAGACTttatgatcatggacttgacatcaagacttcccaaaaacgagggctcaacatatgggatctcaactagggagccttttttagcaaacacagagtctgtttcattcattcatacatatttcacgGCATACATTAATAAGCTAGTGTctacaccagctatacctaagatgtagtttaagactttcatcacgttcgctgtgcaatgatcaagaatgacctagtgtcattacttaagtctagatcacctcttgattatcctatcctaacacctttgttatcattcatttctttatgtgCATCACATTtattctttgggaactttaaatttaaccaacatagatcatgtgagcatcatgaaatctagtgtctcccccacaccgaaaagaggtggaattaccggccaaagtgacgcaaaacatgctagcgtatataggaaTTGAACTCCGCCAGATCCtcatattggcagtataggttcgaagactaggatatatatGGAGACCTATACCCATCATGCCGGACAATCTTATTTCATGAGAGCtacgtgaacctccaccctCTCCGAATGAAGGCATCATCGCTCAGAGATATTCTATCGGTGCTAAGTATAAATTTCCATTACAtttaactcatacgtcatggaagctggcttctagtatgaggacatcatagctcaatagatgatttcttatcTCATCATTCGTATtcagtgtgttaatctcaatactttcattaaacTGTTCATCcagactagtctcttcattaactttacactctcataggtgagtacaatttggtaacatttacttaggatcatttgaggttgctctcatcttttatgTTATCCTCATATAATCTTTTCACCACAATCATTAGCATTAGCACAATTTctattcataattactcacccctttttacgtgaatgttaatttaatcatatgccaatgaacttggacatttagtgtgtttcacactcttacttaacccttctagggcttcatcatttcattacatacatcttaggttcacttacttctaacgtatgctagacttatgggtctatacatacaagccatgaggcttcaatCATAATTCATTTAAGTTATTCacatcttcctaagattatgtggtacaagacctATGCaacttgtatgtatgccaagatctcgattccAATATATGTAGGAAGCATTATGcttgaacatttaattaatgtatgacttatgtatcaacaCGAAATTTGAGCAAGGGAACTTGGTTTCGAATCCCTTGAAAAACACTTacattcttcatttatttcattttggtCCACACGGCTTGAGGACCTAAGATAAAGCCCCAAcgccttcattttcttttaatttcttttctttaaattttctctttcttggcCGTGGGGTTGTGGGACCatacccccacaaccccttttattttaatttctttttctatgaCTTTTTTGAGTTCACCAAGAGGTtcagggatcgaacccccataacctcactttatttttcttttattactcCTTTTCCGCCTGTAGGTCGTTGTTTTGATTCCCACGTCTCACACTTattctcttttcatttttccttcaGCTTAACCGAGAAGTTGTTGGTTCAAAttccactcctctcatttctcattttaaaacttttttccaGCCAGGAGAACGGTTCGGTTCCCCCTTACCACATTGTTTTTGCTTCTTTATTTTCACAACTTTTAActtggtgaggtcacgggttcgatcCTCAGTGATCTCACAtgtttttcttcac
Proteins encoded in this window:
- the LOC138340363 gene encoding uncharacterized protein; the encoded protein is MVKSTIRLEIFSQGGDGVLCYQGRLFVPDVGELRKHILEEAHKSKFFIHPGDTKIYRNLQEVYWWNGMKRDITYFVNKCPNCQQVKVEHHKPGGLPRTRRQHDSIWVIVDRMIKSNSFLAAKTMDSAEDYLKLYINEIVRIQMATYEYLYGHRCKYHVGWSEVGETILIGLDSVLYGMEKVQLIRDRLKTTQSHQESYSDVRRRELEFQVDDWVFLKVSPMKGVMIFGKKWKLNPISVGPYKILKKVSKMAYELDLQEKLATVHSVLHISLLMKCAGDPASVVPLESVAVRDSIS